Proteins encoded by one window of Gordonia jinghuaiqii:
- a CDS encoding R2-like ligand-binding oxidase produces the protein MTVIEHKAEGRQDFSSLRQGGLNWDSFPLRLFIKGNSRFWDPMAIDFSQDAQDWVELTDEQRRSATYLVSQFIAGEEAVTQDIQPFMKAMASEGRFGDEMYLSQFCFEEAKHTQVFRMWMDAVGLTGDLQSFVAENPFYRRLFYEELPASLHALDHDPSPRRQIRASVTYNHVIEGSLALTGYHAWQKVCTRYGIFPGMQKLIRFIGDDERRHMAWGTFTCRRHVAADDSLWDAVGERMNELLPLALGMIDWVDQQFDEQPFGLDNDEFLAYAADRANRRLSAIESARGRPVAEIDLDYSPEVLEEEFGADDAVRLQT, from the coding sequence ATGACTGTGATCGAACACAAAGCAGAAGGCCGCCAGGACTTCTCGTCGTTGCGACAAGGCGGTCTCAACTGGGACTCATTTCCGTTGCGGCTCTTCATCAAAGGCAACTCCCGCTTCTGGGACCCGATGGCCATCGACTTCTCCCAGGACGCGCAGGACTGGGTGGAGCTCACCGACGAACAGCGGCGCAGCGCCACCTATCTCGTGAGTCAGTTCATCGCCGGCGAGGAGGCGGTGACCCAGGACATCCAGCCGTTCATGAAGGCGATGGCCTCCGAGGGCCGGTTCGGCGACGAGATGTACCTCTCGCAGTTCTGCTTCGAAGAGGCCAAACACACTCAGGTGTTCCGCATGTGGATGGACGCCGTCGGCCTCACCGGCGACCTGCAGTCGTTCGTCGCCGAGAATCCCTTCTATCGTCGGCTCTTCTACGAGGAGCTCCCCGCGTCGCTGCACGCCCTCGATCACGACCCGTCGCCGCGGAGGCAGATCCGCGCCAGCGTCACCTACAACCACGTCATCGAGGGCAGCCTCGCGCTGACCGGCTATCACGCCTGGCAGAAGGTCTGCACCCGTTACGGCATCTTCCCCGGCATGCAGAAGCTCATCCGGTTCATCGGTGACGACGAGCGCCGCCACATGGCGTGGGGTACCTTCACGTGCCGTCGGCATGTGGCAGCCGACGACTCGCTCTGGGACGCCGTCGGCGAACGCATGAACGAGCTGCTCCCGCTGGCACTGGGCATGATCGACTGGGTCGACCAGCAGTTCGACGAACAGCCCTTCGGCCTCGACAACGACGAGTTCCTCGCCTACGCCGCCGACCGCGCCAACCGTCGGCTCTCGGCGATCGAATCGGCCCGCGGACGCCCGGTCGCCGAGATCGACCTCGACTATTCGCCCGAGGTCCTCGAGGAAGAGTTCGGCGCGGACGACGCGGTCAGGTTGCAGACCTGA
- a CDS encoding ABC transporter ATP-binding protein: protein MTTSETGRILGSGALVGTGLSARYGETEVFAGLDVSVESGSITGVVGRSGSGKTTLLRILAGLVPPAAGSVDRQGCRPPGNRRAAGDIGLLAQHPRLVTNPRWTLRRIVAEPAAISRRTCDVGSVARKVGLDPALLDRYPAQVSDGQLQRACLGRLVVQAPRFVLCDEPIAMLDPVSARGVIALLQDMVDDGAGMVLVSHNRRLVEARSSRLVDLDANRA, encoded by the coding sequence GTGACGACCTCCGAAACCGGTCGCATCCTCGGCTCCGGCGCCCTGGTGGGCACCGGGCTGAGCGCGCGATACGGCGAGACCGAGGTGTTCGCCGGCCTCGACGTATCGGTGGAGTCGGGGTCCATCACCGGTGTCGTCGGACGATCGGGCAGTGGCAAGACGACGCTGCTGCGCATCCTCGCCGGACTCGTCCCGCCGGCCGCGGGCAGCGTCGACCGGCAGGGATGTCGGCCACCCGGGAATCGTCGGGCGGCCGGGGACATCGGCCTGCTCGCCCAGCACCCGCGACTGGTCACCAACCCTCGCTGGACTCTGCGGCGAATCGTTGCCGAGCCGGCCGCCATCTCGCGACGTACCTGTGACGTGGGCTCGGTCGCGCGGAAGGTGGGACTCGACCCCGCGCTCCTCGACCGCTACCCGGCACAGGTCAGCGACGGCCAGCTGCAACGCGCGTGCCTCGGCCGGCTGGTGGTGCAGGCCCCTCGATTCGTGTTGTGCGACGAACCGATCGCCATGCTCGACCCCGTCTCCGCGCGCGGGGTGATCGCACTGCTTCAGGACATGGTCGACGACGGCGCCGGGATGGTGCTGGTCAGCCACAACCGCCGGCTGGTGGAAGCACGGAGTTCGCGGCTCGTCGACCTCGACGCGAACAGGGCGTGA
- a CDS encoding ATP-binding cassette domain-containing protein, with product MNGAQVEHLTVDIDIRQRWRRSAVRVLDDITVDLPAETMTALVGESGCGKSMVASALCGLLPPGATALGTVTIGEAALTGDELDGSGRRWAALRGHRVGLVPQSAASSFTPVRTLGSQLDEVIATLDGPHDAARLCRRVHLDPSALDLFPHELSGGMAQRAAIAAAMAGDPEVIVADEPTSALDPDLAAGIWDLLAESAGNGAAVLVITHDIAALRRGCHSIAVMRAGRIVEHREPADILRSDDPYVAEFFLEAS from the coding sequence ATGAACGGCGCGCAGGTCGAGCACCTGACCGTCGACATCGACATCCGGCAGCGGTGGAGGCGAAGCGCCGTGCGGGTACTCGACGACATCACCGTCGATCTCCCTGCCGAAACGATGACCGCGCTGGTCGGCGAATCGGGTTGCGGGAAGTCGATGGTCGCCTCGGCGCTCTGCGGGCTGCTCCCTCCGGGGGCGACGGCGCTCGGCACGGTGACGATCGGCGAGGCGGCGCTCACCGGTGACGAGCTCGACGGGAGCGGCCGCCGCTGGGCCGCCCTGCGCGGGCACCGCGTCGGCCTCGTGCCGCAGTCGGCCGCGTCGTCGTTCACGCCGGTGCGCACCCTCGGCTCCCAGCTCGACGAGGTCATCGCGACCCTCGACGGTCCCCACGACGCTGCCCGGCTGTGCCGTCGGGTTCACCTCGATCCCTCGGCGCTGGATCTGTTTCCGCACGAACTCTCCGGCGGCATGGCCCAGCGGGCTGCGATCGCTGCCGCGATGGCCGGCGACCCGGAGGTGATCGTCGCCGACGAGCCCACCTCCGCACTCGACCCCGACCTCGCCGCCGGGATCTGGGACCTCCTCGCCGAGTCGGCGGGCAACGGCGCCGCCGTGCTCGTCATCACCCATGACATCGCGGCGTTGCGCCGGGGGTGCCACTCGATCGCGGTGATGCGCGCCGGACGGATCGTCGAACACCGCGAACCGGCCGACATCCTCCGGTCCGACGATCCCTACGTCGCCGAGTTCTTCCTGGAGGCGTCGTGA
- a CDS encoding ABC transporter permease, with amino-acid sequence MIAPWVVLGAVALIAIGWPLLAGDQTADFSKSLRAPGGEALLGTDHSGYDLGVRTAEGLRISLLIAIACALLATALGVVIGLASVTVGGWADAIVMRVVDGVNALPHLVVGVVIAAMWRGEPVAIIASIALTHWPAVARVVRAELLEATSAGWVESARLAGASRTFIATRHLLPAVSGQVLVALTVLLPHAVWHETTLSFLGVGLSPDEASLGTLLGQARGDVLTGAWWTLVVPGVALMITALACAAAASSLRRVSLPPAGEVWR; translated from the coding sequence ATGATCGCGCCCTGGGTCGTGCTCGGAGCGGTCGCACTGATCGCGATCGGCTGGCCGCTGCTGGCCGGCGACCAGACCGCCGATTTCTCGAAGTCGTTGCGGGCGCCCGGTGGTGAGGCGCTGCTGGGCACCGACCACTCCGGGTACGACCTGGGCGTCCGCACCGCCGAGGGTCTCCGCATCTCCCTGCTCATCGCGATCGCGTGTGCCCTGCTCGCAACAGCGCTGGGCGTGGTCATCGGCCTCGCGTCGGTCACCGTGGGCGGTTGGGCCGACGCGATCGTGATGCGCGTCGTCGATGGTGTCAATGCACTACCGCACCTCGTCGTCGGTGTGGTGATCGCGGCGATGTGGCGCGGCGAACCTGTCGCGATCATCGCCTCCATCGCACTCACGCACTGGCCCGCCGTCGCCCGCGTCGTGCGTGCCGAACTCCTCGAGGCAACCTCGGCTGGTTGGGTGGAGTCTGCCCGGCTGGCCGGCGCCTCCCGCACGTTCATCGCCACCCGCCACCTCCTGCCCGCGGTGAGCGGACAGGTTCTGGTCGCGTTGACAGTGCTTCTCCCGCATGCGGTCTGGCATGAGACGACCCTGTCGTTCCTGGGTGTGGGACTCTCGCCGGACGAGGCGAGCCTCGGCACGCTGCTCGGTCAGGCACGTGGCGACGTCCTCACCGGAGCCTGGTGGACGCTCGTCGTTCCGGGTGTCGCACTGATGATCACCGCGCTCGCGTGCGCTGCGGCGGCGTCGTCGCTACGGCGGGTATCGCTCCCGCCGGCGGGGGAGGTGTGGCGATGA
- a CDS encoding ABC transporter permease encodes MATEVMTAVVTPGVTASGTTTPPVTGTGARSPHDRRRSRLRATGRLLLRRIALMIPTTILVSLGIFAVAAASPFDPLTAHLGDNYQNATQSQRDAVTEAYDLDQHWLHAWWDWWGAVLHGDLGWSSTLKDPVADVIVERMPFTFAMSLAALVTAALIAIVLGAVIGMRRGGLLDRACTAMAALLAATPPFVVSLVLVSVFAVGMGMFPTSGARRPGEDYSIGGLVTHGVLPYLALTISMIPWLLLTMRSAVVDASASDAVRAARARGIGGWALLRGHIAPVSVLPTLALLGTRLPELIAGAAIVETVFGWPGLAQALVESAVALDFSLLAALAVGSAILVLVGSALADGAAVWIDPRIGLRA; translated from the coding sequence ATGGCAACCGAAGTCATGACCGCGGTCGTCACGCCTGGGGTCACCGCGTCTGGGACCACCACGCCGCCGGTCACCGGCACCGGCGCGCGGAGCCCGCACGACCGCCGTCGTTCGCGGTTGCGGGCGACCGGACGGCTCCTCCTGCGCCGGATCGCGCTGATGATCCCGACGACGATCCTGGTGTCGCTGGGTATCTTCGCGGTGGCCGCGGCGTCGCCGTTCGATCCGCTGACCGCACACCTCGGCGACAACTACCAGAACGCCACGCAGTCCCAGCGTGATGCGGTGACCGAGGCCTACGATCTCGACCAGCACTGGCTGCACGCGTGGTGGGACTGGTGGGGCGCGGTGCTCCACGGCGACCTGGGCTGGTCGTCGACGCTCAAGGACCCGGTCGCCGACGTGATCGTCGAGCGGATGCCGTTCACATTCGCGATGTCGTTGGCCGCGTTGGTCACCGCAGCGTTGATCGCGATCGTCCTGGGTGCTGTCATCGGCATGCGCCGTGGCGGTCTGCTCGACCGCGCGTGCACCGCGATGGCCGCGCTGCTGGCCGCCACCCCGCCCTTCGTGGTGTCGCTGGTCCTGGTCAGCGTCTTCGCGGTGGGTATGGGGATGTTCCCGACCTCGGGCGCCCGGCGCCCCGGCGAGGACTATTCGATCGGCGGCCTGGTCACCCATGGCGTGCTGCCGTACCTGGCGCTCACGATCTCGATGATCCCGTGGCTGCTGCTGACCATGCGGTCGGCGGTCGTCGACGCCTCCGCCTCCGATGCAGTGCGTGCGGCCCGGGCGCGCGGCATCGGCGGGTGGGCGCTGCTGCGTGGGCACATCGCGCCCGTGTCGGTGTTGCCGACACTGGCACTGCTCGGCACCCGACTCCCCGAACTCATCGCCGGCGCCGCGATCGTCGAGACCGTCTTCGGATGGCCCGGTCTCGCCCAGGCGCTCGTCGAGTCGGCAGTGGCACTGGATTTCTCGTTGCTGGCTGCACTCGCCGTCGGGTCGGCGATCCTCGTGCTCGTCGGCTCGGCGCTCGCCGATGGCGCAGCCGTCTGGATCGACCCGCGGATCGGGCTGCGCGCGTGA
- a CDS encoding ABC transporter substrate-binding protein codes for MVLLVVSAAAGCSSSDSATATDQIVLGEGQELGAFNPMLGYAQLGVSPIYDGLLIPAADGDDRVPDLVPALAAATPERTAPRTWRVPLRSGVTFSDGSSFDAADVIATYRAVVDPQVASEISTDFAPIVDIEADGPEAITVRMDTDADPSPYLLLGIVPSEEVQAAPAAEWSLNTAPVGTGAYRLDTLEPDQAILVARENYWGTAPSVNRIVYTYVPDDNTRAQRIGAGEIDGAALPPRLADSLTGRAGIDVVAVKSADWRGISLPSANAFTADPAARRAMNLGVDRQAVVDDVLSGKGEAASTPIASVYGDAVYDEQTQFAYDTTAAGAALDAAGWRTGPDGIRTRGADRASFPLLYNAQDTLRRDLAVAFAAEMKKIGVEALTRGTSWDEIETKMTTAGVLLGGGATPYSIDSQVYDTLHTRVADSSPYSNPGNFTAPGLDALLDEARESAPGPENDERYRRIQQIYAEQPSYVFLAFLHHTYAARSAGWQHDAPILEPHSHGVTWGPWWNLPSWQPKS; via the coding sequence ATGGTCCTGCTGGTGGTGTCCGCCGCGGCGGGATGCTCCTCGTCGGACTCCGCCACGGCCACCGACCAGATCGTGCTCGGCGAAGGTCAGGAACTCGGCGCCTTCAACCCGATGCTCGGCTATGCCCAGCTCGGTGTCTCACCGATCTACGACGGCCTGCTCATCCCGGCCGCCGACGGAGACGACCGCGTACCCGACCTGGTGCCCGCACTCGCCGCCGCAACGCCCGAGCGCACCGCGCCGCGGACCTGGCGGGTGCCACTGCGGAGCGGGGTCACCTTTTCCGACGGCAGCAGCTTCGACGCCGCCGATGTCATAGCCACCTACCGTGCTGTCGTCGACCCGCAGGTGGCGTCGGAGATCTCGACCGACTTCGCGCCGATCGTCGACATCGAAGCCGATGGGCCCGAGGCGATCACGGTCCGGATGGACACCGACGCCGACCCGTCGCCGTACCTGCTGCTCGGGATCGTGCCGTCGGAGGAGGTGCAGGCGGCTCCGGCCGCCGAATGGTCACTCAACACCGCACCGGTCGGCACCGGCGCCTACCGCCTCGACACTCTCGAGCCGGATCAGGCGATACTCGTTGCCCGCGAGAACTATTGGGGCACCGCACCTTCGGTGAACCGGATCGTCTACACCTACGTGCCCGACGACAACACCAGGGCGCAACGGATCGGGGCCGGCGAGATCGACGGGGCGGCGCTGCCCCCGCGCCTCGCCGACAGCCTCACCGGGAGGGCGGGAATCGACGTCGTCGCGGTGAAATCCGCGGACTGGCGGGGCATCTCGTTGCCGAGCGCCAACGCGTTCACCGCAGACCCGGCGGCTCGGCGCGCGATGAACCTCGGTGTGGACCGCCAGGCCGTCGTCGACGATGTGCTCAGCGGTAAGGGCGAGGCGGCCAGCACCCCGATCGCCTCGGTGTACGGCGACGCCGTCTACGACGAGCAGACCCAGTTCGCCTACGACACGACCGCGGCGGGCGCGGCGCTCGACGCCGCCGGATGGCGAACCGGACCCGACGGCATCCGCACCCGCGGTGCCGACCGCGCATCGTTCCCGCTGCTCTACAACGCTCAGGACACCCTGCGTCGCGACCTCGCGGTGGCGTTCGCGGCCGAGATGAAGAAGATCGGTGTCGAGGCGTTGACCCGGGGGACCAGCTGGGACGAGATCGAGACCAAGATGACCACCGCCGGTGTGCTCCTCGGCGGCGGTGCGACGCCGTACAGCATCGATTCACAGGTCTACGACACTCTCCACACGCGCGTGGCCGATTCGTCGCCGTACTCCAATCCGGGGAACTTCACCGCACCCGGCCTCGACGCCCTTCTCGACGAGGCGCGCGAATCCGCACCCGGGCCGGAGAACGACGAGCGGTACCGGCGGATCCAGCAGATCTACGCCGAGCAGCCGTCGTATGTGTTCCTCGCCTTCCTGCACCACACCTACGCCGCGCGCAGTGCCGGATGGCAACACGACGCCCCGATCCTGGAACCCCATTCACACGGTGTCACGTGGGGGCCGTGGTGGAATCTCCCGTCATGGCAACCGAAGTCATGA
- a CDS encoding ArsR/SmtB family transcription factor — protein sequence MTDFDAESWAARFTLLSDPTRLRLVAEMHARPGSTVTELATATGITENAASQSIRKLRAQGWVRSEKAGRMVHYEVVGDAIVHRILHDIIGVGHISPGQHADHTHAVTMD from the coding sequence GTGACCGATTTCGATGCGGAGTCGTGGGCGGCGAGATTCACACTGCTCAGCGATCCGACCCGACTGCGCCTCGTCGCCGAGATGCACGCACGCCCGGGTTCGACGGTCACCGAGCTCGCCACCGCCACCGGGATCACCGAGAATGCGGCGTCGCAGTCGATCCGGAAGTTGCGAGCCCAGGGGTGGGTGAGATCAGAGAAGGCGGGCCGGATGGTCCACTACGAGGTCGTCGGCGACGCGATCGTCCATCGCATCCTGCACGACATCATCGGAGTCGGCCATATTTCGCCCGGTCAGCACGCTGATCACACCCATGCGGTGACAATGGATTAG
- a CDS encoding alpha/beta fold hydrolase, which produces MDVTFDATKRELTTDQGTLRYHEAGDADAPPLILLHGSGPGVTGWRNYRGNLGHFAQTHHCYVIEFPGFGVSDAVEGHPVLTAGGSVIRFMDALGIDSAAMIGNSMGGVVGVNLAIKKPDRVEKLVTIGGVGPNVFSPSPSEGLRLLQEFTDNPDKDKLVRWLNSMVFDRSLVTEELIEERWEAAINPDAHKTAQMMYGSAAFEMQQQFMAASDNPPYWASMHKVACPTLLTWGRDDRVSPPDMAMVPMRLIPDAELHIFPKCGHWVMIEAKEAFESAVSAFLSR; this is translated from the coding sequence GTGGATGTCACCTTCGATGCAACCAAACGGGAACTGACGACCGACCAGGGCACGCTGCGCTATCACGAGGCCGGCGACGCCGACGCGCCGCCGCTGATCCTGCTGCACGGCTCCGGCCCGGGCGTGACGGGCTGGCGCAACTATCGCGGCAACCTCGGCCACTTCGCGCAGACGCACCACTGCTACGTGATCGAGTTCCCCGGCTTCGGCGTGAGCGATGCCGTCGAAGGTCACCCGGTCCTGACCGCCGGCGGTTCGGTCATCCGTTTCATGGATGCGCTCGGCATCGACTCGGCGGCGATGATCGGCAACTCGATGGGCGGCGTCGTCGGCGTGAACCTGGCCATCAAGAAACCCGACCGGGTCGAGAAGCTGGTCACCATCGGCGGCGTCGGTCCGAATGTGTTCAGCCCCAGCCCCAGTGAGGGTCTGCGTCTGCTGCAGGAGTTCACCGACAACCCAGACAAGGACAAGCTGGTCCGGTGGCTGAACTCGATGGTCTTCGACCGCTCGCTCGTCACCGAGGAGCTCATCGAGGAGCGATGGGAAGCCGCCATCAATCCCGACGCCCACAAGACCGCGCAGATGATGTACGGCTCTGCAGCTTTCGAGATGCAGCAACAGTTCATGGCCGCCTCGGACAACCCGCCGTACTGGGCGTCGATGCACAAGGTCGCCTGCCCCACGCTGCTGACCTGGGGCCGCGACGACCGCGTCAGCCCACCCGACATGGCGATGGTCCCGATGCGCCTCATCCCCGACGCCGAGCTCCACATCTTCCCGAAGTGTGGTCACTGGGTGATGATCGAGGCCAAGGAGGCCTTCGAGTCGGCGGTATCGGCCTTCCTGAGTCGCTGA
- a CDS encoding type IV toxin-antitoxin system AbiEi family antitoxin domain-containing protein → MNLIPPDPTGLILREDALRAGLSDEDLDTAVSHDHLVRVGPGVFALAFGYLLSSRHV, encoded by the coding sequence GTGAACCTGATTCCCCCAGACCCAACCGGCCTCATCCTGCGCGAGGACGCCCTGCGCGCCGGGCTGTCCGATGAGGACCTCGACACGGCGGTGTCGCACGATCACCTGGTGCGCGTCGGCCCGGGTGTGTTCGCGTTGGCCTTCGGATACCTGCTGTCGTCCAGGCATGTGTGA
- a CDS encoding slipin family protein, with protein MLFHNRITVPPGHTVLAYRGAEVQTLPTGRHRVRKPDATLSVDLRERLIQVAPQEILTADSMAVRISMTLRARVIDAVAFVERASDPIGAVYLAAQIALREVCAGVASDDLVRRGDSVDVEPIRVAAAQVAGTVGMEVLEVVVRDVIVPAEVRSAALEVITAKTRGLAKLEAARAETAALRALANAGRLLDAHPALAQLRLVEAVPYGARVVLSVGGAEVPSDD; from the coding sequence ATGCTGTTCCACAACCGAATCACCGTCCCACCGGGCCACACCGTGCTGGCGTACCGGGGCGCGGAAGTCCAGACGCTGCCCACCGGTCGTCACCGCGTACGCAAGCCCGACGCAACGCTGAGCGTCGACCTGCGTGAGCGCCTGATCCAGGTCGCACCGCAGGAGATCCTCACCGCCGACTCCATGGCGGTCCGCATCTCAATGACGTTGCGCGCCAGAGTGATCGATGCCGTGGCATTCGTCGAGCGGGCCTCCGACCCGATCGGCGCGGTATACTTGGCCGCCCAGATCGCGCTGCGTGAGGTCTGCGCCGGCGTTGCGTCGGACGATCTCGTGCGGCGCGGCGACTCTGTCGACGTCGAACCGATCCGCGTCGCCGCGGCACAGGTCGCGGGGACCGTTGGGATGGAAGTCCTCGAGGTCGTCGTCCGCGACGTCATCGTCCCGGCCGAAGTCCGCAGTGCCGCACTCGAGGTGATCACCGCCAAGACCCGCGGTCTCGCAAAGTTGGAGGCGGCTCGGGCGGAGACCGCCGCCCTGCGCGCATTGGCCAACGCGGGCCGGTTGCTCGACGCCCACCCGGCACTGGCGCAGCTGCGCCTCGTCGAGGCCGTGCCCTACGGCGCGCGGGTCGTCCTCAGCGTCGGCGGCGCCGAGGTGCCGTCGGACGACTGA
- a CDS encoding 3-hydroxyacyl-CoA dehydrogenase NAD-binding domain-containing protein, translated as MSDNMINWEKDADGVVILTMDDPNQGANTMNALYQESMAATVDRLEAEKDDITGVVLTSAKKTFFAGGDLKDMTSDRKDVSKAEIATQITETTNGMKKVLRRLETLGKPVVAAINGAALGGGLEIALHTHYRVAADVKGLAVGLPEVTLGLLPGGGGVVRTVRLLGIQNALMGVLLQGQRFNATKAKETGLVDEVVGSIEELIPAAKAWIKENPEAAQPWDKKGYKIPGGAPTNPAFAANLPALPALLRKQIKGANMPAPRAILAAAVEGAYVDVDTADIVETRYFVSLVTGQVAQNMIKAFFFDLQHINGGGSRPEGYDKFTAKKVGVIGAGMMGAAIAYVSAKAGIEVVLKDIDLDAAKRGKGYAEKLEAKAVAKGKSTQEKSDALLARIHPTVDAADFKGVDLVIEAAFESVEVKHKVFQEIEDIVEPDAVLGSNTSTLPITILAEGVKRSEDFIGIHFFSPVDKMPLVEIIKGEKTSDAVLAKVIDYTLQIRKTPIVVNDSRGFFTSRVIGTFVNEAIAAVGEGVEPAFIEHAGTQAGYPAAPLQLMDELTLTLPQKIRKETETAAKAEGKEFPQHGSNAVVDWMIENGRTAKKDGKGFYDYDENGKRTQLWPGLREHFKSGTKEIPLEDMKERMLFAEALETVKCFDEGVLTSVPDANIGSIFGIGYPAWTGGVIQYINGYEGGLQGFVDRARDLASKYGKHFEPPASLVEKAAKGEKY; from the coding sequence ATGAGTGACAACATGATCAACTGGGAGAAAGACGCCGACGGCGTCGTCATCCTGACCATGGACGACCCCAACCAGGGCGCCAACACGATGAACGCGCTCTATCAGGAGTCGATGGCTGCGACCGTCGACCGCCTGGAGGCCGAGAAGGACGACATCACCGGTGTCGTGCTCACCTCCGCGAAGAAGACCTTCTTCGCCGGTGGCGACCTCAAGGACATGACGAGCGACCGCAAGGACGTCTCGAAGGCGGAGATCGCCACCCAGATCACCGAGACGACCAACGGCATGAAGAAGGTGCTGCGTCGTCTCGAGACCCTCGGCAAGCCGGTCGTCGCCGCCATCAACGGTGCTGCCCTCGGTGGCGGCCTGGAGATAGCGCTGCACACCCATTACCGCGTGGCCGCGGACGTCAAGGGCCTCGCGGTCGGTCTGCCCGAGGTGACCCTCGGCCTGCTGCCCGGCGGCGGTGGCGTGGTCCGTACCGTGCGTCTGCTGGGTATCCAGAACGCACTCATGGGCGTCCTGCTCCAGGGCCAGCGCTTCAACGCGACCAAGGCCAAGGAGACCGGCCTGGTCGACGAGGTCGTCGGCTCCATCGAGGAACTCATCCCCGCCGCCAAGGCATGGATCAAGGAGAACCCCGAAGCGGCACAGCCGTGGGACAAGAAGGGCTACAAGATCCCGGGTGGTGCCCCCACCAACCCGGCCTTCGCCGCGAACCTCCCGGCACTGCCCGCCTTGCTGCGCAAGCAGATCAAGGGCGCCAACATGCCGGCTCCGCGCGCCATCCTGGCCGCCGCGGTTGAGGGTGCCTACGTCGACGTCGACACCGCCGACATCGTCGAGACCCGCTACTTCGTCTCGCTGGTCACCGGCCAGGTCGCGCAGAACATGATCAAGGCGTTCTTCTTCGACCTGCAGCACATCAACGGCGGCGGCTCGCGTCCCGAGGGCTATGACAAGTTCACCGCCAAGAAGGTCGGCGTCATCGGCGCCGGAATGATGGGCGCCGCAATTGCTTACGTGTCGGCCAAGGCCGGCATCGAGGTCGTCCTCAAGGACATCGACCTCGACGCCGCCAAACGCGGCAAGGGATATGCGGAGAAGCTCGAGGCCAAGGCTGTCGCCAAGGGCAAGTCGACGCAGGAGAAGAGCGATGCGCTCCTCGCCCGCATCCACCCGACCGTCGACGCCGCCGATTTCAAGGGTGTCGATCTGGTCATCGAGGCCGCTTTCGAGTCGGTCGAGGTCAAGCACAAGGTGTTCCAGGAGATCGAGGACATCGTCGAGCCCGACGCCGTCCTGGGTTCCAACACCTCCACCCTGCCGATCACCATCCTCGCCGAGGGCGTGAAGCGGTCCGAGGACTTCATCGGAATCCACTTCTTCTCGCCGGTCGACAAGATGCCGCTGGTCGAGATCATCAAGGGTGAGAAGACCTCGGATGCTGTGCTGGCCAAGGTCATCGACTACACCCTGCAGATCCGCAAGACGCCGATCGTGGTCAACGACAGCCGCGGCTTCTTCACCAGCCGCGTCATCGGCACCTTCGTCAACGAGGCCATCGCCGCCGTCGGCGAGGGCGTCGAGCCGGCGTTCATCGAGCATGCGGGCACCCAGGCCGGTTACCCGGCCGCGCCGCTGCAGCTGATGGACGAGCTGACCCTGACCCTGCCGCAGAAGATCCGCAAGGAGACCGAGACAGCGGCCAAGGCCGAGGGCAAGGAATTCCCGCAGCACGGCTCGAACGCCGTCGTCGACTGGATGATCGAGAACGGCCGCACCGCCAAGAAGGACGGCAAGGGCTTCTACGACTACGACGAGAACGGCAAGCGCACCCAGCTCTGGCCGGGTCTGCGTGAGCACTTCAAGTCGGGCACCAAGGAGATCCCGCTCGAGGACATGAAGGAGCGCATGCTCTTCGCCGAGGCCCTCGAGACCGTCAAGTGTTTCGACGAAGGTGTGCTCACCTCCGTGCCGGACGCCAACATCGGTTCGATCTTCGGCATCGGCTACCCCGCGTGGACCGGTGGTGTCATCCAGTACATCAACGGTTACGAGGGTGGACTCCAGGGCTTCGTCGACCGCGCGCGCGACCTCGCGTCGAAGTACGGCAAGCACTTCGAGCCGCCGGCCTCTCTGGTCGAGAAGGCCGCGAAGGGCGAGAAGTACTGA